One genomic window of Magnolia sinica isolate HGM2019 chromosome 3, MsV1, whole genome shotgun sequence includes the following:
- the LOC131238851 gene encoding G-type lectin S-receptor-like serine/threonine-protein kinase B120, whose amino-acid sequence MHTVPTQSESDKALKLLLKAISFLAASIAKQRYCTMTSVILFFSFLPCFCLLATAATNSITPTQPLTNGQILYSPNNYFQLKFFNPSESKNRFVGIWCCTNSFMNRFVWVANREKPLTDFGGVFAIQNGGGLVVLDGMKKALWSSNTLYVMNNSSVAELLDSGNLVLREVNSVRVIWQSFDHPSDTFILGMKVGINLRTGETWTLRSWRNDTDPAPGSFTFGIDPQSLNQFFIWRRSIPYWRGIFWNGTAFSSPLFDLITVSSFNYSIISSEDEVYFTILNPTDIDSYSFLVMKPEGTFESFEINIGRGGGFW is encoded by the exons atgcACACAGTACCGACGCAATCTGAATCCGATAAGGCGTTGAAGCTGCTTTTAAAGGCCATTAGTTTTCTCGCAGCTTCCATAGCGAAGCAAAGATACTGCACCATGACAAGTGttattctcttcttctcctttctaccCTGTTTTTGCTTGCTCGCTACAGCTGCAACAAACTCTATAACTCCAACCCAACCACTTACAAACGGACAAATACTTTATTCACCCAATAATTATTTCCAACTCAAATTTTTCAATCCCTCGGAATCCAAAAATCGCTTTGTAGGGATATGGTGTTGCACAAATTCATTTATGAACAGATTTGTCTGGGTCGCGAACAGAGAGAAGCCGCTTACAGATTTCGGGGGAGTTTTTGCCATCCAAAATGGCGGAGGCCTGGTTGTTCTGGATGGTATGAAGAAAGCACTCTGGTCGTCAAACACTTTATATGTGATGAATAATTCTTCAGTTGCGGAGCTGTTGGATTCTGGAAATCTTGTGCTGAGAGAAGTGAATTCTGTAAGAGTCATTTGGCAGAGCTTCGATCATCCGTCCGATACATTTATCTTAGGGATGAAGGTCGGAATCAACCTGCGAACAGGAGAAACGTGGACGCTGAGATCGTGGAGAAATGACACGGATCCAGCACCCGGTAGCTTTACATTTGGGATCGATCCTCAATCACTAAATCAGTTCTTCATATGGCGGAGATCCATTCCATACTGGAGAGGCATCTTCTGGAACGGGACTGCATTTAGTTCGCCTCTGTTCGATTTGATAACAGTTTCTTCTTTCAACTACAGCATCATTAGCAGTGAAGATGAGGTCTACTTTACTATCCTCAATCCTACTGATATTGATTCATATAGCTTTCTGGTGATGAAACCAGAGGGTACTTTTGAAAGTTTCGAAATAAACATTGGACGAGGAGGAGG TTTCTGGTAG
- the LOC131239795 gene encoding G-type lectin S-receptor-like serine/threonine-protein kinase SRK isoform X7, whose protein sequence is MPQCKCLPGFEPSSPSNWSSGDWTDGCRRTTPASCRDLSEFILLKRVKLTPPDYVENMVGRCTPSGVSNGCYSAYAFKKGRSNGDSGTCYYWYEGNLMRGIIENDDEEEGSEWWDLYLGLASSEFGELYRTGRQCENCGTNIIPYPLSTRPGCGDPTYSSIRCDTDTGQLRFQALDGFSYEISRLNPESKNLVIQPEGIDLCWANSSKRSDIHLNSSLPFYVTNNNTFLLLNCSTSKHLPSLNCSSSSQCRRYIEGGRAPCFDPQRCCSYTVGDFPWKFHTIGVSSTGCSAYASIFNWDGQDLQDKGSEGIEIGWRDPPEPVCYWVQDCRAWPNSTCLPDKAEVGIKRCFCDANFRWNGSMMSCTLDGGGTNSSALLVIVMITVFIGILTLRPLIYCWWKTKDKVKGKQKNRTMHRLGTRIPIASGFLDVTKNSNGMDVPVVDFESILASTENFSESNKLGHGGFGTVYHGKLPGGEEMAVKRLSKCSGQGLVEFKNEVILIAKLQHRNLVRLLGYCIEGDEKLLIYEYMPNKSLDFFLFDPNRCMLLDWEKRFNIILGISRGLLYLHQDSRLRIIHRDFKTSNILLDEEMNPKISDFGMARIFGGNQTQENTNRVVGTYGYMSPEYAADGIFSVKSDVFSFGIVLLEIISGKKNAGFYNYEHSLSLSGHAWQLWMEQKALDLVDPSLSETCNSCTAVKCINVGLLCVQENAADRPTMASIITMLDGETASLPTPKRPAFYVRSAHTTNSSNGPLNCSKNEVTISTVEGR, encoded by the exons ATGCCACAATGTAAGTGCTTGCCAGGGTTTGAGCCCTCATCACCTAGCAATTGGAGCTCTGGAGACTGGACAGATGGGTGCAGAAGGACGACTCCAGCGTCATGCCGTGATCTGAGTGAGTTCATACTTTTGAAAAGGGTGAAACTCACTCCTCCAGATTATGTTGAAAATATGGTCGGTAGATGCACACCGTCTGGGGTATCTAATGGCTGCTACAGTGCATATGCCTTCAAAAAAGGGAGAAGCAATGGTGATAGTGGTACTTGTTACTACTGGTATGAAGGCAATCTGATGAGGGGAATTATAGAGAATGATGACGAAGAAGAAGGATCGGAATGGTGGGACCTTTACTTAGGGCTTGCATCTTCTGAGTTTGGTG AACTTTATAGGACTGGGAGACAATGCGAAAACTGTGGCACCAACATCATTCCTTACCCTTTAAGCACTCGACCCGGTTGTGGTGATCCAACATATAGTAGCATTCGCTGCGACACCGACACCGGTCAACTTCGCTTCCAAGCACTCGATGGCTTTTCTTATGAAATTAGCAGACTCAACCCTGAAAGTAAGAACTTGGTGATCCAACCAGAAGGCATCGATCTCTGTTGGGCGAACAGTTCGAAAAGAAGTGATATACATCTGAATAGTAGCCTACCATTTTATGTGACCAACAACAACACTTTTCTTTTGCTAAATTGTTCAACTTCCAAGCACTTACCATCTTTGAATTGCAGCTCTTCTAGCCAGTGCCGTAGGTACATAGAGGGTGGCAGAGCACCCTGTTTTGATCCACAGAGGTGTTGTAGTTATACTGTTGGGGATTTTCCATGGAAATTTCACACAATTGGAGTTTCAAGTACTGGGTGCAGTGCTTATGCAAGCATTTTTAATTGGGATGGCCAAGACCTACAAGATAAAGGTTCAGAGGGAATTGAAATTGGCTGGAGAGATCCACCAGAACCAGTGTGTTATTGGGTACAAGACTGTCGGGCTTGGCCAAACTCAACGTGCTTGCCTGATAAGGCAGAAGTTGGAATCAAAAGGTGCTTCTGCGATGCCAACTTCCGGTGGAATGGATCAATGATGAGCTGCACACTTG ATGGTGGTGGTACAAATTCATCAGCATTGCTGGTAATTGTCATGATAACTGTTTTCATTGGAATTCTTACATTGAGACCATTAATCTATTGTTGGTGGAAGACGAAGGACAAAGTAAAAG GAAAGCAGAAGAACAGGACGATGCATCGACTGGGCACACGTATTCCAATTGCCAGTGGGTTTCTAGATGTAACTAAGAATAGCAATGGCATGGATGTACCAGTTGTAGATTTTGAAAGCATACTTGCAAGTACAGAGAACTTCTCGGAATCAAATAAACTTGGACATGGGGGTTTTGGAACTGTGTACCAT GGTAAGCTTCCAGGGGGAGAAGAAATGGCTGTGAAAAGACTTTCAAAGTGTTCAGGACAAGGCCTAGTGGAGTTTAAGAATGAGGTTATATTGATTGCGAAACTTCAGCATAGGAATCTCGTTAGGCTCTTAGGTTATTGCATTGAGGGAGACGAAAAACTGCTCATCTATGAGTACATGCCGAACAAAAGCTTGGACTTCTTTCTCTTTG ATCCAAATCGATGCATGTTGTTAGACTGGGAGAAGCGCTTCAACATCATTTTGGGAATCTCTCGGGGGCTTCTTTATCTTCATCAAGATTCTCGGTTGAGAATTATTCATAGAGATTTCAAAACTAGCAATATTCTGTTGGATGAGGAGATGAACCCCAAAATTTCAGACTTTGGAATGGCTAGGATTTTTGGGGGAAATCAAACTCAAGAAAATACTAATAGAGTGGTTGGAACGTA TGGATATATGTCTCCTGAGTACGCTGCAGATGGGATTTTCTCTGTGAAATCTGATGTTTTCAGCTTTGGAATTGTACTACTCGAAATCATCAGCGGGAAGAAGAATGCGGGCTTTTATAACTATGAGCACTCTTTGAGTCTAAGTGGACAT GCATGGCAATTGTGGATGGAACAAAAAGCACTGGATTTGGTGGATCCATCACTAAGCGAGACCTGTAATTCATGCACTGCTGTGAAGTGCATCAATGTAGGGCTTTTGTGCGTGCAAGAAAATGCAGCAGACCGACCGACCATGGCTTCCATTATCACGATGCTTGATGGTGAAACTGCAAGTCTTCCAACACCCAAACGACCTGCTTTCTACGTAAGAAGTGCCCACACTACAAATTCTTCTAATGGGCCGCTGAATTGTTCCAAGAATGAGGTGACAATTTCCACAGTAGAAGGTAGATAA